From the genome of Salvia splendens isolate huo1 chromosome 7, SspV2, whole genome shotgun sequence:
GTGTTAACAATCTCCACGCGATACAGGCAAAGTTTTGGCTCTTATATCCAAGGCGGAGAAGAAGAATCAAACAACGAAAGcagagagagaaaattaccaTCGTCTGTTTGTTCTTTGTTTCGCACCTATACACCCCACACAACCTGTATTTCTATACATACACACAAGCAGATATGCATTAGACATGTATAATTGAATTTCGGATTCAAAATTTAGGGTGTTGATCAATCCCTTTCGTTTTAATCGGACTGCTTATCTGGTTTTTAACATTCTCCCGGAATTTATATCCCTCCAATTTGGCCGGGGTAGATCGGGCTAGGGTTTATTGTTCTGCTTTTTGGTTGGTTAATTGCGAAGATATAAAGAATGGCGCAAGCAGTGGAAGAGTGGTACAAGCAGATGCCGATCATTACGCGTTCGTACCTCACAGCTGCCATCGTCACCACCATCGGTTGCTCTCTCGATGTAATACTTAATTCTTTCCCCTCTATTGAATTATTGTGTGGCGGATTAATTTGTATCGAGGGCGTGATTTATTGATGAGAGCGAGCATGAGGTTTATGCGGTGAAGTGTATAACTGTCATTGTTCTCTGATTTTCTGTACTGGGGTTGTCGGGATTACTGAATCAAATTTTTTCTTGCTAATTGCCAATTGTGCAAAGCCAATGCAAAATTTTTGGGTTATTTCGGTTTTAAACTCGAACCTGAGACCTTACCTCTCTACCACTTGACCAGTAGTTCTTCTTATTTGAGGTTGGGTTTCTGGTGATTTGCAGATAATATCACCATATGATCTTTATTTGAACCCGAAGCTTGTGGTGAAGCAATACCAAATCTGGCGCGTCATTACCAATTTCCTGTATTTCCGTAAGATGGGTAATTCTCTATCTGTCCTCTAAAAGTTAGGGCTTACTTTGACTGATTGGTGAATGGATTAAGAGTTGCTCTGTTGATGAATTGATACTGAAGGCACGGTTACAATTTATTGTCAAATTTCCACTGcagaacccccccccccccgccccAATATATACACATAAGAGAAAAATATGAGTTTGCATGTTTCAGGGAACCTTTTCTTATAAGTGGCTACATGTTTTTGATGCAACCCTATGTTGCTTGATTGTGCACACACATGGAACTTGGAAGTATGTACATGATCCATGTGTTATTTGTTTGATGATATAACAGAGTTAATTGGTAAAGCATCGTCATTATAATTTAACTTATCAAGGAGTTCTCTGTGTACTGCTTATGTGACTGAAAATTCAGGTTTTGGACATGATATTTTGATTGGTAACTCTAGATGGAAAACTTTCAAGCCGGagatgatgttttttttttctgtgcaGATCATTTCTCCTATATAACACAATCTAACCTCTTTCTATAATCTCTACAGATCTGGACTTCTTGTTTCACATGTTCTTTCTAGCTCGATACTGCAAGCTTCTTGAAGAGAACTCCTTTCGGGGGAGGACTGCTGATTTCTTCTACATGTTGTTGTTTGGTGCGACTGTTTTAACTGGGATAGTACTTCTTGGAGGAATGATCCCTTATGTCTCAGCATCATTTGCTAAGATAATATTCCTTAGCAATTCCTTAACCTTTATGATGGTTAGTTGCTTGTCTTTAGGACTTGGGCGTTTTAAGTTATAACTTAACAATTTGTCATGGCTTCCCTATGATATTGTATACCCTGTTATTATAGGTATACGTTTGGAGCAAGCAGAACCCATTCATTCATATGAGCTTTCTTGGCCTTTTTACTTTCACAGCTGCCTATCTGCCATGGGTAAGTGGCTTTACATTCATTGGCCATTGTTTGTGGTGCTACCCAATACAATACTCAAGTCCACATATCATGTTCCTGTAATGAAATGTCCATGTCTTATGCTCCACTTAATTAATAATGTGGGCAGAAATTCGACTGCTGTCTCGGTTTGTATATGTTGGTATTTTGAGTGGGTCAAGTTATGTGTTTACTGTTGTGATGCTTCAGTTCCTGTTCCTAGTTTTCTAATCACTATTGATTGTGTCGAGACTTTGGCTGTAATTTCATCTCATCTGCTATACACCTTAGATGAGCTGCATTATATGCAAAAGGACATACTCCAATATCTGACCATTGCATGCTTTAACATTGTCTGATTATTTATGTATTCTTTTACTTGTATACATTTTGTAGTGATGTGTGACTTCTGATGTTGACCTCAACAGGTGCTTCTTGGATTTTCTGTCCTTGTTGGTGCTAGTGCTTGGGTGGATCTTCTGGTACGTCTTACTATTGCGATTGAGTTTCCTTCACATGATTGCTTGGCATTTGGGGGAATGTTTTTTTATGGCAATATTAATATGGACCACATACCATCAACTGAGCGTTTATCAACTAGGTTCTGCATATTTCATCTGGGGCTAAAAGCGCATTTCTTCGGATTTATCTGATATTTCCTTTCACACTGTAGATAAGTGTCTCGAGTCTTGCCTAGGTTTTCAggaaataatttatttagtgATGCATGTCAGAGAATGTGCTGGTTGCAAGGTATACTCGTGTCATTTACGGAGGTTTCTTTGCCTCAGGGAATGATAGCAGGCCATGCTTACTACTTTCTTGAAGATGTATACCCAAGAATGACAGGCCGACGACCCCTGAGAACTCCTGCAATTATACGTTCGTTATTTGCTGATGAACCTGTGGTAGCGGTCAGGCCTGCAGCTGTGAGATTTGCTGCTCCAGCAATGGAAGAAGCTCCACCTCGATGAAATTCTGGCGTTATGGGATGTCTAATGTTGATCAA
Proteins encoded in this window:
- the LOC121742093 gene encoding derlin-2.2 — translated: MAQAVEEWYKQMPIITRSYLTAAIVTTIGCSLDIISPYDLYLNPKLVVKQYQIWRVITNFLYFRKMDLDFLFHMFFLARYCKLLEENSFRGRTADFFYMLLFGATVLTGIVLLGGMIPYVSASFAKIIFLSNSLTFMMVYVWSKQNPFIHMSFLGLFTFTAAYLPWVLLGFSVLVGASAWVDLLGMIAGHAYYFLEDVYPRMTGRRPLRTPAIIRSLFADEPVVAVRPAAVRFAAPAMEEAPPR